In Moorella sp. Hama-1, a single genomic region encodes these proteins:
- a CDS encoding type 1 glutamine amidotransferase yields MKLRLGHLYPEFLNLYGDRGNVLILCRRAEWRGIDVEVTTISLGDPLDPRAFDLLFLGGGPDQEQGVASSDLFAKGPALKEAVEGGTALLAICGGYQLLGEYYRTANGETLPGVGLFAAYTEAGKKRLKGNIAIQVAELGTEHPVIGFENHGGRTFLQGAQPLGRVIYGDGNNGSDGTEGARYKNAIGTYLHGPLLSKNPHLADYLLGLALQRRYGEVELPPLEDSLELATNAAVYRRFLSTKGKW; encoded by the coding sequence GTGAAGTTACGCCTGGGGCATCTCTACCCGGAGTTTCTTAATCTTTATGGTGACCGGGGCAATGTCTTAATCCTCTGCCGCCGGGCTGAATGGCGGGGCATAGATGTCGAGGTAACTACCATCTCCCTGGGCGATCCCCTGGACCCCCGAGCCTTTGATCTCCTTTTCCTGGGCGGCGGGCCCGACCAGGAGCAGGGGGTCGCCAGCAGCGATTTATTCGCCAAGGGCCCGGCGTTGAAGGAGGCGGTGGAAGGGGGCACCGCCCTCCTGGCCATTTGCGGCGGCTACCAGCTCCTGGGGGAGTATTACCGCACCGCTAACGGGGAAACCCTCCCCGGGGTGGGCCTTTTTGCTGCTTACACCGAGGCCGGTAAGAAACGCTTGAAGGGCAATATCGCCATCCAGGTGGCGGAGCTGGGGACAGAACACCCGGTAATCGGTTTTGAGAACCACGGCGGCCGCACCTTCCTGCAGGGGGCCCAACCCCTGGGCCGGGTCATTTACGGCGATGGTAATAACGGCAGTGACGGCACCGAAGGGGCCAGGTATAAGAACGCCATCGGCACCTACCTCCACGGCCCCTTATTAAGCAAAAACCCCCACCTGGCCGACTACCTCCTGGGCCTGGCCCTGCAACGCCGTTACGGCGAGGTGGAGCTCCCACCCCTGGAAGACTCCCTGGAGCTGGCTACCAATGCCGCTGTTTACCGGCGCTTTTTAAGTACGAAAGGTAAGTGGTAA
- a CDS encoding metallophosphoesterase — MALFVIADLHLGRDMAMFGPTWENHREKLADHWRRVVTPGDTVLILGDISWGMRLEDALPDLEFIKSLPGVKRILKGNHDYWWQTERKMQVAVLDADFALLKPEIIAGVAVCGTRGWLVPQHPLYSEATDGKVYRREVLRLEMALDGVTRLRRDEPLAVMMHYPPAVGGEITDFITLMQDYGVQDCYYGHLHGADQERALVGSEWGLNFHLVAADYLNFTPLLVAC, encoded by the coding sequence GTGGCCCTGTTTGTTATCGCCGATCTGCACCTGGGCCGCGATATGGCCATGTTCGGGCCAACATGGGAAAACCACCGGGAGAAGCTGGCGGATCACTGGCGGCGGGTAGTTACCCCCGGGGATACTGTCCTGATCCTGGGAGATATCAGCTGGGGGATGCGCCTGGAGGATGCCCTGCCGGATCTGGAGTTCATCAAATCCCTGCCCGGGGTCAAGCGTATCTTGAAGGGGAACCACGACTACTGGTGGCAGACGGAGCGTAAAATGCAGGTAGCCGTCCTGGATGCCGATTTCGCCCTTTTAAAGCCGGAAATCATCGCCGGGGTAGCCGTTTGCGGTACCCGGGGATGGCTGGTTCCTCAGCACCCCCTTTATAGTGAAGCAACCGACGGTAAGGTCTACCGGCGCGAGGTTTTGCGTCTGGAGATGGCCCTGGACGGGGTGACGAGGCTGCGCCGGGATGAACCCCTGGCGGTAATGATGCACTACCCGCCGGCGGTAGGGGGCGAGATCACGGATTTTATAACTTTGATGCAGGATTACGGTGTCCAGGATTGTTACTACGGCCACCTCCACGGTGCCGATCAGGAGCGGGCCCTGGTGGGTTCGGAATGGGGTCTCAACTTTCACCTGGTGGCCGCCGATTACCTTAATTTTACTCCCCTGCTGGTAGCCTGCTAA
- a CDS encoding Mur ligase family protein → MLRSILAILAGRLVTLLCRWLKRGGTSLPGFVALKVDPLLLRRLSARCQQVVIVTGTNGKTTTTNLLAGILRASGLRVVTNSEGANMPAGVATALLEQRGEVAVLEVDEGTLALVTRQVRADVVVITNLLRDQLDRYHELEQLAAVINRALASHPVATLILNADDSLVTSLGEGWDSVRYFGLARTPWSQTTTREVLEGHICPHCHQPLQFNFYHYSHLGDYFCPRCSYRRPRADYEGRELQLEPTGARFALVYRDGAVDLETPMPGLYNVYNILAAASAALYLGIAPETIIQVVTSFLPGQGRAETFNLGDRQITLMLVKNPTGLGVALRTLASGQKKMAYLLAINDLAADGRDVSWLWDADLSPLLTAPRSRIICAGLRAGDMAICLKYQGVAEAGLEVIPDPRASIAALLAQPVNEALILCTYTNLALYRRLLLERGAQSEVTPGASLPGVS, encoded by the coding sequence ATGTTAAGGAGTATCCTGGCCATCCTGGCCGGCCGCCTGGTGACCTTATTATGTCGCTGGTTGAAAAGGGGGGGCACGTCCCTGCCCGGCTTTGTCGCCTTGAAGGTGGACCCCCTGCTGCTGCGGCGCTTAAGCGCCCGCTGCCAGCAGGTGGTTATTGTTACCGGTACCAACGGTAAGACAACGACTACCAACCTCCTGGCAGGTATCCTGCGGGCCTCGGGGTTAAGGGTCGTCACCAACAGCGAGGGGGCGAACATGCCCGCCGGTGTGGCCACGGCCCTGCTGGAACAACGGGGGGAAGTCGCTGTCCTGGAAGTGGACGAGGGGACCCTGGCCCTGGTTACCCGCCAGGTGCGAGCCGATGTGGTGGTGATTACCAATCTCCTCCGGGATCAACTGGACCGTTACCACGAGCTGGAGCAGCTGGCCGCTGTTATCAACCGGGCCCTGGCCAGTCACCCGGTGGCCACCCTTATCCTCAATGCCGATGATTCCCTGGTAACCTCCCTGGGGGAAGGATGGGATAGTGTCCGTTACTTTGGCCTGGCCCGGACCCCCTGGAGCCAGACAACCACCCGGGAGGTCCTGGAGGGGCACATCTGCCCCCACTGCCACCAGCCCCTGCAGTTTAATTTTTACCACTATAGTCACCTGGGGGATTATTTCTGCCCTCGATGTTCCTACCGGCGGCCCCGGGCGGATTACGAAGGCCGCGAGCTCCAGCTTGAACCTACTGGCGCCCGGTTCGCTCTCGTTTACCGGGACGGCGCGGTTGACCTGGAGACGCCCATGCCGGGGCTCTATAACGTCTATAATATCCTGGCCGCCGCCAGCGCCGCCCTCTACCTGGGCATTGCTCCGGAAACCATCATCCAGGTGGTAACCTCTTTCCTCCCCGGCCAGGGCCGGGCGGAGACCTTCAACCTGGGGGACAGGCAGATCACCTTAATGCTGGTCAAAAACCCCACTGGTTTGGGGGTGGCCCTGCGGACCCTGGCCTCCGGGCAGAAAAAAATGGCCTACCTGCTGGCCATTAACGACCTGGCTGCTGACGGCCGCGATGTCTCCTGGCTCTGGGATGCCGACCTCTCGCCCCTGCTGACAGCCCCCCGCAGCCGGATCATCTGCGCCGGCCTCCGGGCCGGGGATATGGCCATCTGCTTAAAATACCAAGGAGTGGCCGAGGCCGGCCTGGAGGTTATCCCCGATCCCAGGGCCAGTATTGCTGCTTTACTCGCCCAACCGGTGAATGAGGCCTTGATTCTTTGCACTTATACCAACCTGGCCCTGTACCGACGCCTGCTCCTGGAAAGGGGGGCTCAAAGTGAAGTTACGCCTGGGGCATCTCTACCCGGAGTTTCTTAA